In a genomic window of Streptomyces sp. BHT-5-2:
- a CDS encoding restriction endonuclease subunit S, translating into MTDSGAEVSAGAVPGSALPAGWALATLAELCEVNPRAFTEEPDDDDLISQVPMAAVEAETGRIDPSMHVPYGDLKKKSLTRFQEDDVLFAKITPCMENGKIAKAQGLAAGRALGSTEFHVLRSHGGVLPEYLMYYLLQRNVRRLAEQHMSGAVGQRRVPRPYLEGLKIPVPPLTEQHRIVAKLDEQLAHVEAGEAAVGRAIVETAQLRASVADAAIQRLADAPVKQLGEILAEPLRNGVSAKATQDGSGVRTLTLSAVTYDEFDDRFTKMTSANPERVASLWLKDGDIFVERSNSAELVGTSAIYHGPSNWAIYPDLLIRARVDRSVALPDFVALVLRTRRVQFYFRQRARGLSGSMPKIDQSTIESVEIPLPSLTRQEETVRWVQRQEEEIDPLAATVGQAQAESGNLRAALFHAAFSGALAPQDPADEPASRLLDRIRTRCEAAAKVKKPPRKRAPRPRKPTTSGQEALPL; encoded by the coding sequence GTGACGGACTCGGGTGCGGAGGTTTCGGCGGGGGCCGTTCCGGGGAGCGCGCTGCCGGCAGGGTGGGCGTTGGCGACGCTTGCTGAACTGTGCGAGGTCAATCCGCGGGCATTCACTGAAGAGCCGGATGACGATGACCTGATTTCCCAAGTCCCCATGGCTGCCGTCGAGGCCGAAACGGGGCGCATAGATCCATCTATGCATGTACCTTACGGCGACCTCAAGAAGAAGTCACTGACGCGTTTCCAAGAGGATGACGTTCTCTTCGCCAAGATCACACCGTGCATGGAAAATGGCAAGATCGCCAAGGCTCAGGGACTGGCAGCTGGCCGAGCGCTCGGCAGTACGGAATTCCATGTGCTTCGAAGCCATGGCGGCGTTCTACCTGAATACCTAATGTACTACTTGCTCCAGCGGAACGTTCGCAGGCTTGCCGAGCAGCATATGTCTGGTGCTGTGGGGCAGCGACGGGTTCCACGTCCATACCTAGAAGGGCTCAAGATTCCGGTCCCGCCCCTTACGGAGCAGCACCGTATCGTCGCCAAGCTGGACGAGCAATTGGCCCACGTGGAGGCTGGTGAGGCTGCTGTTGGCCGGGCGATCGTCGAGACGGCCCAGCTGCGTGCCAGTGTGGCAGATGCAGCGATTCAGCGCCTCGCTGATGCGCCCGTGAAGCAGCTCGGTGAAATTCTCGCCGAGCCGCTACGCAATGGCGTCTCGGCTAAGGCGACGCAGGACGGGTCCGGCGTTAGAACTCTTACTCTGTCCGCCGTCACATACGACGAGTTCGATGACCGCTTCACCAAGATGACCAGCGCTAATCCGGAGCGTGTGGCTTCCCTTTGGCTGAAAGACGGAGATATTTTCGTCGAGCGTTCCAATTCAGCCGAACTGGTGGGCACCTCAGCCATCTATCACGGGCCGAGCAACTGGGCGATTTACCCGGATTTGTTGATTCGGGCGAGGGTTGACAGAAGTGTTGCGCTCCCCGACTTCGTAGCCCTTGTGCTCCGCACTCGGCGTGTGCAGTTTTACTTCCGGCAGCGTGCGCGTGGCCTTTCCGGGTCCATGCCGAAGATCGATCAGTCAACAATCGAGAGCGTGGAGATTCCTCTGCCGTCGTTGACCAGGCAGGAAGAGACCGTCAGGTGGGTTCAGCGGCAAGAAGAGGAGATCGACCCGCTGGCGGCCACAGTCGGTCAAGCTCAAGCCGAGAGCGGCAACCTCCGCGCCGCTCTCTTTCACGCTGCCTTCAGCGGCGCTCTGGCCCCCCAGGATCCGGCCGATGAGCCCGCCTCCCGGCTGCTGGATCGTATCCGCACCCGGTGCGAGGCCGCTGCGAAGGTGAAGAAGCCCCCCCGCAAGCGGGCCCCGCGCCCCCGCAAACCGACCACCTCAGGTCAGGAAGCACTGCCCCTATGA
- a CDS encoding N-6 DNA methylase, protein MERLWKFYNETAIKAVPRLDFVEHVTYLLFLKLDHERAQRPARFGGGRPIASADTWPKLAQRSGEELHRFLTDVMDDLGKPAPADPRRATASVIFHDAQPWNVDRMAELRSLITEELDPHQWSLVPQPVLGGAFSQLLAGCREDFLTKRQAGQILTPPPLLSVVARALAITPEDRVVDPASGIGSSLIAAHREMSRHGRYIDAATIAGADIDAQMCRLATMNVLLNLGRVFSADPPFLRADSLKERAVAIQRADRDVLASVAICNPPFKSTDALPDTTRRDDFWAHKADLPTNFLQHIAITLPQGARAAVFVPDGVLYGNGAAAAVRRTLLMSCDVHTLLRLPTGIFHGTNSRSNVLFFTKSTSKPTGEPATHTLWVYDARTDKHHTDTENPMSEDDFADFLAAYRVGEPCFEGRTASARFRPYPVDELLARPGTDLHLGANLTAELDDFGSPQDIALSIADNLDEAGKWFRTVAESLT, encoded by the coding sequence GTGGAACGGCTCTGGAAGTTCTACAACGAGACTGCGATCAAGGCCGTGCCCAGGCTCGACTTCGTCGAGCACGTCACCTATCTGCTCTTCCTCAAGCTCGACCACGAGCGCGCCCAGCGGCCAGCTCGGTTCGGCGGTGGTCGCCCCATCGCATCGGCCGACACCTGGCCCAAGCTGGCTCAGCGCAGTGGTGAGGAACTTCACCGCTTCCTCACCGATGTCATGGACGACCTCGGCAAACCAGCGCCCGCTGATCCGCGTCGCGCCACCGCGAGCGTCATCTTCCATGACGCGCAGCCATGGAATGTCGACCGTATGGCGGAGTTGCGCAGCCTGATCACTGAGGAGCTCGACCCGCACCAGTGGAGTCTCGTCCCACAACCGGTACTCGGCGGGGCTTTCTCGCAATTGCTCGCCGGGTGCCGGGAGGACTTCCTCACCAAACGCCAGGCCGGCCAGATCCTCACCCCGCCGCCGCTGCTTTCCGTCGTGGCCAGGGCACTTGCCATCACCCCCGAGGACCGGGTAGTCGACCCAGCGTCCGGTATCGGCAGCAGCCTGATCGCCGCCCACCGCGAGATGTCCCGGCATGGTCGCTATATCGACGCGGCCACGATCGCGGGTGCCGACATCGACGCCCAGATGTGTCGACTCGCCACGATGAACGTTCTGCTCAACCTTGGGCGGGTTTTTTCGGCCGACCCGCCTTTCCTGCGGGCCGACTCCCTCAAGGAGAGGGCCGTCGCCATCCAACGCGCGGACCGGGATGTCCTTGCGTCCGTGGCCATCTGCAACCCGCCCTTCAAGAGCACCGACGCGCTTCCCGACACCACCCGGCGCGACGACTTCTGGGCGCACAAGGCGGATCTGCCGACCAACTTCCTCCAGCACATCGCGATCACTCTGCCGCAGGGTGCCCGAGCCGCTGTGTTCGTTCCCGACGGCGTCCTCTACGGCAACGGGGCGGCAGCGGCCGTACGCCGGACTCTGCTGATGAGCTGCGACGTGCACACCCTGCTGCGGCTGCCGACCGGTATCTTCCACGGCACCAACTCAAGGTCGAACGTGCTGTTCTTCACGAAGTCCACCTCGAAGCCGACAGGCGAACCTGCGACCCACACGCTGTGGGTGTATGACGCGCGGACGGACAAGCATCACACCGACACCGAGAACCCCATGTCCGAGGACGACTTCGCCGACTTCCTCGCCGCCTACCGCGTCGGAGAGCCCTGTTTCGAGGGTCGTACCGCATCCGCGCGCTTCCGCCCTTATCCGGTGGACGAATTGCTCGCACGCCCAGGAACCGACCTCCACCTAGGGGCCAACCTCACCGCGGAGTTGGACGACTTCGGCTCCCCGCAAGACATCGCCCTGTCCATCGCCGACAACCTGGACGAGGCGGGCAAATGGTTCCGGACTGTGGCTGAAAGCCTGACCTGA
- a CDS encoding DEAD/DEAH box helicase family protein, producing MPLLLAYGAAAESYVFSDPNTSLIKSRQFGETLASDLVSRARVRVDGDTQFDRLKALDREGYLHGDVGTAFHEVRALGNEANHKGHDSAEDAFRALRTCFRLGVWYHRLLSGSREQIAFVPPSPDRTLAAESERLLREVAEARRALEEARLSYRDQATQAEAEQAAHLAAERELAQARAEREELVGMVAAMQGQLKAFQTEFEAAQARQRRSDLTDRAAASAAVAERARLLDHAEQASREPLTEAQVRACLDQMLTEAGWDVQDAGATLNLWVQGDRRGNGVAVRETTTARGRADYALYVDRKLVGVIEAKREGADLSAAEEQADRYADHLTDAQQRLAAWRAPLPFRYVSDGGETRFRTALDPDSRTRRIFSFHQPRTLARWMRQADEDPQAPTYRARLRLRMPELDERPLRPAQVTAVRGVENSVALGKGQQGMGQSRSLVQMATGAGKTYTAVTFSYRMLKHARAERVLFLVDRNNLGAQALAEFENFTTPDTHRKFADLFNVQRLGAEGMNASSKVVISTVQRLYMELTGSRLPEEKLEGEGKEADLPYDAPGEISVEYNQKIPPEAFDLIVVDECHRSIYGKWRSVLEYFDAPIVGLTATPVAQTFGYFNGNLVSEYTYQEAVADGVNVDFSVFEIETRITAEGGVIAHGTIPVRDRRTRRQRYEDIDEDIEYGANQVGVSVISKDQLRTVIQTFRDRLFTDIFPERAKRDPLDGTLLWDRMYVPKTLVFAKNDNHAEEVVEVIRDVFGKGNDFCAKITHAARRPAERLAEFRNLPQLRIAVTVDMIATGTDVKPLECLLFLRDVKSWAYFEQMKGRGARTLSLTDFERVTPGVGPKTRFVIIDAVGVTRKAKVDAAPLERHTDKQISLEKLLRKVAANTIEEEEVSTLASRLAKLDLQMTAEEHAEIQRISGGRPLKEIVHKMVRAVSVDDQLEVREAAERVGRDPERAVRDLIELALKPLAADPRLRARLLEMRRAKDILYDENGVDELIRAGAIADGGASAKDTVHDWKRYIDENRDEIATLSIAFSADSETPPGVALQQLKDVARSIARPPRAWTPERLWTAYEQLGEAAAAEGRPKRTVADLLALFRYELAGGAERGAPKPRSHEETVRERYAAWLARQEQTGVRFGQRQRWWLDHIVGATIERVRFDTADLDYAPFTTRNGTDGFLAEFGEAKAEEIIDELDRELGA from the coding sequence GTCAGTTCGGTGAGACACTCGCATCGGACCTGGTGAGCCGGGCGAGGGTCCGAGTCGACGGTGATACGCAGTTCGACCGCCTCAAGGCCCTCGACCGCGAGGGCTACCTGCACGGCGACGTCGGCACCGCGTTCCACGAAGTCCGCGCACTCGGCAACGAAGCGAATCACAAAGGCCACGACAGCGCTGAGGACGCCTTCCGCGCCCTGCGAACCTGCTTCCGTCTCGGCGTCTGGTATCACCGCTTGCTGAGTGGTTCGCGCGAGCAGATCGCCTTCGTGCCGCCCAGCCCGGACCGCACCCTGGCCGCGGAGAGCGAACGCCTGCTTCGTGAGGTTGCAGAAGCCAGAAGGGCGTTGGAGGAAGCACGCCTTAGCTACCGCGACCAGGCCACCCAGGCCGAGGCTGAGCAGGCCGCTCACCTCGCCGCGGAACGCGAACTGGCTCAGGCGCGAGCCGAGCGCGAGGAACTCGTAGGCATGGTCGCCGCCATGCAAGGCCAGCTCAAGGCGTTCCAGACCGAATTCGAGGCTGCACAGGCCCGGCAGCGGCGTAGCGATCTCACGGACAGGGCCGCGGCTTCGGCCGCTGTTGCGGAGCGAGCTCGTCTCCTCGACCACGCTGAGCAGGCATCCCGGGAACCACTCACCGAGGCGCAGGTGCGCGCCTGCCTCGATCAGATGCTCACCGAAGCCGGCTGGGACGTCCAGGACGCGGGCGCCACCCTCAACCTCTGGGTACAGGGCGACCGCCGGGGCAACGGCGTCGCTGTGCGAGAGACGACCACAGCCCGAGGTCGGGCCGACTACGCGCTCTACGTCGACCGTAAGCTCGTCGGTGTCATCGAGGCCAAACGCGAGGGTGCGGACCTTTCCGCGGCCGAGGAACAGGCTGACCGCTACGCTGACCATCTCACCGACGCCCAGCAGCGCCTGGCTGCGTGGCGTGCCCCGCTGCCCTTCCGTTATGTCAGCGACGGCGGGGAGACTCGCTTCCGCACTGCCCTCGACCCAGACTCTCGCACGCGCCGCATCTTCTCCTTCCACCAGCCCCGCACCCTCGCCCGCTGGATGCGGCAGGCCGACGAGGACCCGCAGGCGCCCACCTACCGAGCCCGCCTGCGTCTGCGCATGCCGGAGCTCGACGAACGGCCGCTGCGCCCCGCCCAGGTCACGGCGGTCCGTGGGGTGGAGAATTCGGTCGCTCTGGGCAAGGGCCAGCAGGGTATGGGCCAGTCCCGCTCCCTGGTCCAGATGGCCACCGGTGCAGGCAAGACGTACACGGCGGTCACGTTCTCCTACCGCATGCTTAAGCATGCCCGTGCTGAACGGGTGCTGTTCCTGGTCGACCGCAACAACCTTGGCGCCCAGGCTCTCGCGGAGTTCGAGAACTTCACCACTCCCGATACCCACCGTAAGTTCGCAGACCTCTTCAACGTTCAGCGGCTGGGCGCGGAAGGCATGAATGCCTCCTCCAAGGTCGTCATTTCCACGGTTCAGCGGCTCTACATGGAACTAACCGGCAGCCGACTGCCCGAGGAAAAGCTGGAAGGAGAGGGGAAGGAGGCCGATCTCCCCTACGACGCGCCCGGTGAGATTTCAGTCGAATACAACCAGAAGATCCCTCCCGAGGCATTCGACCTGATCGTCGTGGACGAGTGCCATCGATCCATCTACGGCAAGTGGCGCTCGGTCCTGGAGTACTTCGACGCACCCATCGTCGGCCTCACGGCCACGCCTGTCGCCCAGACCTTCGGCTACTTCAACGGCAACCTCGTCAGTGAATACACCTACCAGGAAGCCGTCGCAGACGGTGTCAACGTCGACTTCTCCGTCTTTGAGATCGAGACGCGGATAACGGCGGAAGGCGGGGTCATTGCCCACGGCACCATCCCGGTCCGCGACCGGCGTACCCGCCGCCAGCGCTACGAGGACATCGACGAGGACATCGAGTACGGTGCAAACCAGGTTGGCGTCAGCGTCATCAGCAAGGACCAGCTCCGCACGGTGATCCAGACCTTCCGTGACCGCCTCTTCACGGACATTTTCCCGGAGCGCGCGAAACGCGACCCGCTTGACGGCACCTTGCTGTGGGACCGAATGTACGTCCCAAAGACCCTGGTCTTCGCCAAGAACGACAACCATGCCGAGGAGGTCGTCGAGGTCATACGGGACGTCTTCGGCAAGGGGAACGACTTCTGCGCCAAGATCACGCACGCCGCCCGCAGGCCGGCCGAGCGCCTGGCCGAGTTCCGCAACCTCCCCCAGCTCCGTATCGCGGTCACCGTCGACATGATCGCCACTGGCACGGACGTCAAGCCGCTTGAATGCCTGCTGTTCCTGCGTGATGTCAAGAGCTGGGCCTATTTCGAGCAGATGAAGGGGCGTGGTGCGCGCACTCTCTCCCTCACGGACTTCGAACGCGTGACGCCAGGTGTCGGTCCCAAGACACGGTTCGTGATCATCGACGCGGTCGGTGTCACCCGCAAAGCCAAGGTCGACGCGGCTCCGCTCGAACGCCATACCGACAAGCAAATCAGCCTGGAGAAGCTGCTTCGAAAGGTCGCCGCCAACACCATCGAGGAAGAAGAGGTCTCCACCCTCGCCTCCCGCCTGGCCAAACTCGACCTTCAGATGACGGCCGAGGAGCACGCGGAGATCCAGCGGATCAGCGGCGGACGCCCGCTCAAGGAGATTGTGCACAAGATGGTGCGGGCGGTGTCCGTCGACGACCAGCTGGAGGTACGAGAGGCCGCCGAGCGCGTCGGCCGGGACCCGGAGCGTGCGGTGCGCGACCTGATAGAGCTGGCTCTGAAACCGCTCGCTGCCGACCCGAGGTTGCGAGCCCGGTTGCTGGAGATGCGTCGCGCCAAGGACATCCTGTACGACGAGAACGGCGTCGACGAGCTGATCCGCGCTGGCGCGATCGCCGACGGTGGAGCGTCGGCGAAGGACACTGTCCACGATTGGAAGCGGTACATCGACGAGAACCGCGACGAGATCGCCACCCTGTCCATCGCATTCAGTGCCGATTCGGAAACCCCGCCAGGCGTCGCGCTGCAGCAGCTCAAGGATGTCGCCCGTAGCATTGCCCGGCCACCGCGCGCATGGACACCGGAGCGCCTGTGGACGGCATACGAGCAGCTCGGTGAGGCGGCCGCCGCTGAGGGAAGACCCAAGCGCACAGTCGCCGACCTCCTCGCTCTCTTCCGCTACGAGCTCGCTGGCGGGGCGGAGCGCGGCGCCCCGAAGCCGCGCTCGCACGAGGAGACCGTACGAGAGCGGTACGCCGCCTGGCTCGCACGGCAGGAGCAGACGGGCGTTCGCTTCGGTCAACGCCAGCGCTGGTGGCTTGACCATATCGTCGGCGCGACGATCGAGCGTGTACGCTTCGACACCGCCGACCTCGACTATGCCCCGTTCACCACGCGTAACGGGACGGATGGATTCCTCGCCGAATTCGGCGAGGCCAAGGCGGAAGAGATCATCGACGAACTGGACAGGGAGCTGGGCGCGTGA
- a CDS encoding class I SAM-dependent DNA methyltransferase → MSTMSTDKAWTSGSPKDRAARTPAERPIPRKAAGETTSTLVNRLWSYCELLRHSGVSTLDYVEQLTYLLFLKMADERDKRPARFRKNSSEQPLVPEGRDWTSLTTRSAEALLDHYEFVLKDLGQRGGTMLGEVFAKASNKIHEPAVLERLIKDLIDPYTWTTEDQDLKGDAYEGLLQRGAEDRKTGAGQYFTPRPLIDAMVDCIRPQIGETITDPACGTGGFLIAAHAHLARNYEEQLYGDEGRKLQTGAITGYELVRETARLALMNMLLHGIGTSEAKPLITIQDSLARPPLRHYDIVFANPPFGVGSVTGEAYTARNDFWTQTTNKQLNFVQHIYNLLKTNGRAAIVLPDNVLFEGGAGTVIRRNLLDMCDVHTLLRLPTGIFYANGVKANVLFFDKTGQRPGGRPGTRQLWVYDFRTDQRFTLKQRQLRRQHLDDFVAAYHSGGSDYSERKPSDRFRAFDYDELVARDKVNLDLTVIRPDTATSGAVFTSPDVIAQEIVDELETALAEFTKVARALKRDAGSVADGFAGGADSTAVGTTEHEEDRES, encoded by the coding sequence ATGAGCACCATGAGCACCGACAAGGCGTGGACCTCGGGCAGCCCGAAGGATCGGGCTGCCCGGACACCCGCGGAGCGGCCCATCCCCCGCAAGGCTGCCGGAGAGACGACAAGCACTCTCGTCAACCGTCTCTGGTCCTACTGTGAGCTGCTGCGCCACTCCGGTGTCTCCACGCTCGACTATGTCGAGCAGCTCACTTATCTCCTGTTCTTGAAGATGGCGGACGAGCGCGACAAGCGCCCGGCCAGGTTCCGTAAGAACAGCTCGGAACAGCCTCTCGTCCCCGAAGGTCGTGACTGGACGAGTCTCACCACACGGTCCGCCGAGGCGCTTCTCGATCATTACGAGTTCGTCCTGAAGGACCTCGGGCAGCGCGGTGGGACCATGCTCGGCGAGGTCTTCGCCAAGGCATCGAACAAGATCCATGAGCCGGCCGTTCTGGAGAGGCTGATCAAGGACCTCATCGACCCGTACACCTGGACCACCGAGGACCAGGACCTAAAGGGCGATGCCTACGAAGGGCTCCTTCAGCGCGGCGCCGAGGACCGCAAGACCGGTGCGGGTCAGTACTTCACCCCCCGTCCACTGATCGATGCCATGGTCGACTGCATCCGGCCGCAGATCGGGGAGACCATTACTGATCCCGCATGCGGCACAGGTGGCTTCCTCATCGCTGCCCATGCGCACCTCGCCCGGAATTACGAGGAACAGCTCTACGGGGACGAGGGCCGCAAGCTTCAGACTGGTGCAATCACCGGGTACGAGCTCGTCCGCGAGACGGCCCGCCTAGCTCTGATGAACATGCTGCTGCACGGCATCGGCACCTCCGAGGCCAAGCCGCTGATCACGATCCAGGACTCACTGGCCCGGCCCCCACTTCGGCACTACGACATCGTCTTCGCCAACCCGCCGTTCGGCGTCGGCTCTGTGACCGGGGAGGCGTACACCGCCCGTAACGACTTCTGGACACAGACAACGAACAAGCAGCTCAATTTCGTCCAGCACATTTACAACCTGCTGAAGACGAACGGGCGTGCGGCCATCGTCCTGCCGGACAACGTCCTCTTCGAGGGCGGCGCGGGTACGGTGATCCGTCGAAACCTTCTCGACATGTGTGACGTACACACCCTGCTGCGCCTCCCGACGGGCATCTTCTACGCCAACGGAGTCAAGGCGAACGTCCTGTTCTTCGACAAGACCGGCCAGCGGCCCGGAGGCCGGCCAGGCACCCGCCAACTATGGGTCTACGACTTCCGTACCGACCAGCGGTTCACTCTCAAGCAACGCCAGTTGAGGCGTCAACACCTGGACGACTTCGTCGCCGCCTACCACTCCGGTGGATCGGACTATTCCGAGCGAAAGCCCAGTGATCGCTTCCGTGCGTTCGATTACGATGAGCTGGTCGCCCGTGACAAAGTCAACCTAGACTTGACGGTCATCCGGCCGGACACGGCCACCTCCGGCGCGGTCTTCACGTCTCCCGATGTGATCGCGCAGGAGATCGTGGACGAACTGGAGACCGCTCTCGCGGAGTTCACCAAGGTGGCGCGCGCCCTGAAAAGGGACGCGGGCTCCGTGGCCGATGGCTTCGCAGGGGGCGCGGACAGCACCGCGGTCGGCACAACCGAACACGAAGAAGACCGAGAGTCGTAG
- a CDS encoding AIPR family protein translates to MHSSKHSAASRGRIPDQVRQVAKALDRTYPDLIDISDYANRPDWQRSDIFRTRALAAHAVRIVTDWSAQDAALTVIDGGQDQGIDALAVDRESKCVYLVQSKWSEKGQATAKLDVVHKLFAGLSLIDSEEFGQFNPRGRALAEQAKKLMGEEGVTVVLVFALMGAEPLSSELRQALDNGAREFNHLGEIVDHRVILASELHAKVRDDIADKPLDLKASLTPWFSLNDPYESYEGVVPAEEVAEWAKAGNSLFARNIRNPLGLTSINNELVATLNEEPAHFWYFNNGITILCDSVEKTYHSRKAPWSGPLTLKIHGASVVNGAQTVRAIADAVTDEDSGAYAAQVNVRVIVTGDDTEFAGHTTRATNRQNSVGARDLVALDPVQAALIEEMQAEFGLEYSVRRGELDPMEEAGCSVVEAACALACAHPGSQYAARIADNLDVLWERGSQGMYEALFRPQPSVFLLWNAVRVLRAVRTGLKELRKEYSGRAAAVIDHGTYLIAHLVFRQLRDADGAIEEPPAPKAGRTWADNALAEVPSLLRRVVPALIMSMDAVGERSRIQYLCADAASVRELVTDVLDTLAGGPITVTSLPDKYLSRPVQPRKRRRPNAVHVLVDQGAIPDGTLLTLHTYLAPEKEALKPWLAANERRTRATWVNHRTKPILWSADGNQYSPSGLIARMWELAEWEERPVSNQGTARWLTPDGETLADLAWRLLESLEDEDDEE, encoded by the coding sequence ATGCACTCCTCGAAGCACTCCGCCGCCTCGCGCGGCAGGATCCCGGACCAGGTCCGTCAGGTCGCCAAAGCCCTCGACCGAACCTACCCGGACCTGATTGACATCAGTGACTACGCCAACCGCCCGGATTGGCAGCGGAGCGACATCTTCCGTACGCGGGCCTTGGCGGCGCACGCCGTGCGGATCGTTACGGACTGGAGTGCCCAGGACGCGGCGCTCACCGTCATCGACGGCGGGCAGGACCAGGGCATTGACGCTCTCGCCGTCGACCGCGAGAGCAAGTGTGTCTATCTTGTCCAGAGCAAGTGGTCCGAGAAGGGTCAGGCGACCGCGAAACTTGACGTGGTGCACAAGCTGTTCGCTGGACTCAGCCTGATCGACAGCGAGGAGTTCGGCCAGTTCAACCCGCGCGGCAGAGCCCTTGCCGAACAAGCAAAGAAGCTGATGGGCGAGGAAGGCGTGACCGTTGTCCTCGTGTTCGCTCTCATGGGCGCGGAGCCCCTGTCCTCAGAACTGCGCCAGGCTCTGGACAACGGCGCAAGGGAGTTCAATCACCTGGGAGAGATCGTCGATCACCGGGTGATCCTCGCCTCCGAGCTCCATGCCAAGGTGCGTGACGACATAGCGGACAAGCCGCTCGACCTGAAGGCATCTCTGACCCCCTGGTTCAGCCTGAACGATCCGTACGAGTCGTACGAGGGTGTGGTGCCCGCAGAAGAAGTGGCCGAGTGGGCCAAGGCGGGCAACTCACTCTTCGCACGGAACATCCGCAACCCCCTGGGTCTTACCTCGATCAACAACGAGCTTGTGGCAACTCTGAACGAGGAACCCGCCCACTTCTGGTATTTCAACAACGGCATCACGATCCTGTGTGACTCCGTGGAGAAGACCTACCACTCACGGAAGGCTCCTTGGAGCGGTCCGCTGACCCTGAAGATCCACGGCGCAAGCGTCGTCAACGGTGCGCAGACCGTGCGAGCCATCGCCGATGCAGTGACCGATGAGGACAGCGGAGCCTACGCGGCGCAGGTCAACGTACGCGTGATCGTCACTGGTGACGACACCGAGTTCGCGGGCCACACCACTCGCGCCACCAACCGACAGAACAGCGTGGGGGCACGTGACCTCGTCGCGCTCGACCCCGTACAAGCAGCACTGATCGAGGAGATGCAGGCCGAGTTCGGGCTTGAGTACAGCGTGCGCAGGGGCGAGCTCGACCCGATGGAGGAGGCCGGCTGCTCCGTGGTCGAGGCGGCCTGCGCGCTGGCCTGTGCCCATCCTGGCAGCCAGTACGCGGCTCGTATCGCAGACAACCTTGATGTGCTGTGGGAACGCGGCAGCCAGGGCATGTACGAGGCGCTGTTCCGGCCGCAGCCCAGTGTGTTCCTGCTATGGAACGCTGTCCGGGTACTGCGTGCCGTCCGTACCGGGCTGAAGGAGCTGCGCAAAGAGTACTCGGGACGTGCGGCGGCTGTCATCGACCATGGCACATACCTGATCGCGCACCTCGTGTTCCGGCAGCTCCGCGACGCGGATGGCGCCATCGAGGAGCCGCCAGCCCCCAAAGCCGGACGCACCTGGGCGGACAATGCCCTGGCCGAAGTGCCCAGTCTTCTCCGGCGTGTCGTACCTGCCCTCATCATGTCTATGGACGCGGTCGGCGAGCGCTCCCGCATCCAGTACCTCTGCGCCGACGCGGCATCAGTGCGAGAACTGGTGACGGACGTGCTCGACACTCTTGCTGGCGGCCCAATCACTGTGACCAGCCTGCCCGACAAGTACCTGTCCCGTCCTGTCCAACCTCGTAAGCGCCGCCGCCCGAACGCGGTTCATGTGCTTGTGGACCAGGGCGCGATTCCGGACGGCACACTACTCACGCTGCACACTTACCTCGCTCCGGAGAAAGAGGCGCTCAAGCCGTGGCTGGCAGCGAACGAACGACGTACCCGGGCCACCTGGGTCAACCATCGCACGAAGCCGATCCTCTGGTCGGCGGACGGCAACCAATACTCTCCGTCCGGGCTGATCGCCCGTATGTGGGAGCTCGCCGAGTGGGAGGAACGGCCGGTGTCCAACCAGGGTACGGCCCGTTGGCTCACGCCCGACGGGGAGACTCTTGCCGATCTCGCCTGGCGCCTACTCGAGAGCCTGGAAGATGAGGATGACGAGGAGTAG